In Kitasatospora sp. NA04385, a single genomic region encodes these proteins:
- a CDS encoding type II secretion system F family protein: MTVTAAVSAAAVSVAAGAFPVARTYGAACAATLLGAAAGLVGGLLGTAWLIEARRRARRRPGAPGPARAAGPGRGGRFGRFGRARALWRRRRPRWLVPELLLLPLGAAVGHGTSSVLPLVGAACGVVPLRRWRAERNTARAARRRAAAVIDLCTGLAAELRSGATPEQAMHAVLTRAAPDWSRRLGAEPAARLAAGRYGADLPAALRLVAELPGGEGAAAMAACWRVSTESGTGLATGLEQVADALRAERALTEEISGELAGPRTTMALLAALPAVGLGLGTALGAHPVHVLLHTPVGLLGLLAGAALETAGILWTARIVRAAEDAPAGPATGGCGISRTRGELRAGAPPRLTEGRAGGWG; the protein is encoded by the coding sequence ATGACGGTGACGGCGGCGGTGTCGGCGGCGGCGGTGTCGGTGGCGGCCGGGGCGTTCCCGGTGGCCAGGACGTACGGCGCGGCCTGCGCGGCGACGCTGCTCGGCGCGGCCGCCGGGCTGGTCGGCGGACTGCTCGGGACGGCCTGGCTGATCGAGGCGCGCCGCCGGGCGCGGCGGCGGCCGGGCGCACCGGGTCCTGCACGGGCGGCGGGGCCGGGGCGGGGCGGCCGGTTCGGCCGGTTCGGCCGGGCACGGGCGCTGTGGCGGCGTCGGCGGCCGCGCTGGCTGGTGCCCGAACTGCTGCTGCTCCCGCTCGGCGCGGCGGTCGGGCACGGCACCTCCTCGGTGCTCCCGCTGGTCGGGGCGGCCTGCGGAGTGGTCCCGCTCCGGCGCTGGCGGGCGGAGCGGAACACGGCCCGGGCGGCGCGGCGGCGGGCCGCGGCGGTGATCGACCTGTGCACCGGCCTGGCCGCCGAACTGCGCAGCGGTGCCACCCCCGAACAGGCCATGCACGCCGTCCTCACCCGCGCCGCCCCCGACTGGAGCCGCCGCCTCGGCGCCGAGCCCGCCGCCCGGCTGGCGGCGGGCCGCTACGGGGCGGACCTGCCGGCGGCGCTCCGCCTGGTCGCCGAACTGCCGGGCGGGGAGGGTGCGGCAGCCATGGCGGCCTGCTGGCGGGTCAGCACCGAGAGCGGCACCGGCCTGGCGACCGGACTGGAACAGGTCGCGGACGCGCTACGGGCCGAACGGGCCCTCACCGAGGAGATCTCGGGCGAACTCGCGGGCCCGCGCACCACCATGGCGCTCCTCGCGGCCCTCCCCGCCGTCGGCCTGGGCCTGGGCACCGCGCTCGGGGCGCACCCCGTCCACGTCCTGCTGCACACACCGGTCGGCCTGCTCGGCCTGCTGGCCGGAGCCGCCCTGGAGACGGCCGGCATCCTCTGGACGGCCCGGATCGTCCGGGCCGCCGAAGACGCCCCGGCCGGGCCCGCTACCGGGGGCTGCGGGATCTCCCGGACTCGCGGCGAGCTCCGGGCCGGAGCCCCGCCCCGGCTGACGGAGGGCCGGGCGGGCGGATGGGGGTGA
- the ssd gene encoding septum site-determining protein Ssd encodes MSASVTDPHATAPEPPPGPLVLTADDALAEQLTRLCAAAGAEPRLLAGVPPARLWEDAPLVLVGDDLAERCAGLARRPGVLLLGLDLDDGEIWVRAVRLGAEHVLFLPDAQPWLLDRIADATEGVGPPALTVAVLGGRGGAGASTLACALAVRAARAGHRTMLIDGDPLGGGLDVLLGAEQDDGLRWPDLAASRGRISGAELARALPEPHRLSALSWDRSDTLTIPAEAMRSVLAAARRRGGLVVLDLPRQLDAAAAQALEQADTGLLVVPAELRALAAADRVAAAVRMRLTDLRAVVRTPGPSGLTAADVARGLRLRLAGELAPEPGLALDVERGTPPGLREHGPLARFCGRFLTEAMPPVVAA; translated from the coding sequence TTGTCCGCCTCCGTCACCGACCCGCACGCCACCGCCCCCGAACCTCCGCCCGGGCCGCTGGTCCTCACCGCCGACGACGCGCTCGCCGAACAGCTCACCCGCCTGTGCGCCGCCGCCGGGGCCGAACCACGGCTGCTCGCCGGCGTCCCGCCCGCCCGGCTGTGGGAGGACGCCCCGCTGGTGCTGGTCGGCGACGACCTCGCCGAGCGGTGCGCGGGGCTGGCCCGAAGGCCCGGCGTCCTGCTGCTCGGCCTCGACCTCGACGACGGCGAGATCTGGGTCCGCGCCGTCCGGCTCGGCGCCGAGCACGTGCTCTTCCTGCCCGACGCGCAGCCCTGGCTGCTCGACCGGATCGCCGACGCCACCGAGGGCGTCGGGCCACCGGCGCTCACCGTCGCCGTGCTCGGCGGGCGCGGCGGTGCCGGCGCCTCCACGCTGGCCTGCGCCCTGGCGGTCCGCGCCGCCCGGGCCGGGCACCGCACCATGCTGATCGACGGAGACCCGCTCGGCGGCGGGCTGGACGTGCTGCTCGGCGCCGAACAGGACGACGGGCTGCGCTGGCCGGACCTGGCGGCCTCCCGCGGCCGGATCAGCGGCGCCGAGCTGGCCCGGGCGCTGCCCGAGCCGCACCGGCTCAGCGCCCTGTCCTGGGACAGGTCCGACACCCTGACCATCCCCGCCGAGGCGATGCGCAGCGTCCTGGCGGCCGCCCGCAGACGCGGTGGGCTGGTCGTCCTCGACCTGCCCAGACAGCTCGACGCGGCCGCCGCCCAGGCCCTCGAACAGGCCGACACCGGGCTGCTCGTGGTGCCCGCCGAACTGCGCGCCCTGGCGGCCGCCGACCGGGTCGCCGCGGCCGTCCGGATGCGGCTCACCGACCTGCGGGCCGTCGTCCGCACCCCCGGCCCGTCCGGGCTCACCGCGGCCGACGTCGCCCGCGGCCTGCGCCTGCGGCTCGCCGGGGAGCTCGCCCCCGAGCCGGGCCTCGCCCTGGACGTCGAACGCGGCACCCCGCCCGGCCTACGGGAGCACGGGCCGCTGGCCCGGTTCTGCGGGCGGTTCCTGACCGAAGCGATGCCGCCCGTCGTGGCGGCCTGA
- a CDS encoding HAD family phosphatase, translated as MPRTAAFFDLDKTIIAKSSALAFSRPFYQGGLINRRSVVKSAYAQFVFLVGGADHDQMEKMRAYLSALTRGWNVQQVREIVAETLHGMIDPIIYDEAASLIEQHHAAGRDVVIVSSSGSEVVEPIGQLLGADHVIATRLHVEEGRYTGEIEYYAYAENKAAAIRELAEREGYDLANCYAYSDSSTDLPMLEAVGHPAAVNPDRALRKEATAREWPVLVFSRPVELTRRLPEFHAPSRSVVAAVAIGAAVLTAGVLWYSARRRRPAAA; from the coding sequence GTGCCCCGCACCGCCGCCTTCTTCGACCTCGACAAGACGATCATCGCCAAGTCCAGCGCGCTCGCGTTCAGCCGGCCGTTCTACCAGGGCGGTCTGATCAACCGCCGCTCGGTGGTGAAGAGCGCGTACGCCCAGTTCGTCTTCCTGGTCGGCGGCGCGGACCACGACCAGATGGAGAAGATGCGGGCCTACCTGTCCGCACTGACCCGCGGCTGGAACGTCCAGCAGGTCCGGGAGATCGTCGCGGAGACCCTGCACGGCATGATCGACCCGATCATCTACGACGAGGCGGCGTCGCTGATCGAGCAGCACCACGCGGCCGGCCGCGACGTGGTGATCGTCAGCAGCTCGGGCTCCGAGGTGGTCGAGCCGATCGGCCAACTGCTGGGCGCGGACCACGTGATCGCCACCCGGCTGCACGTCGAGGAGGGCCGCTACACCGGCGAGATCGAGTACTACGCGTACGCCGAGAACAAGGCCGCGGCGATCCGCGAGCTGGCCGAGCGGGAGGGCTACGACCTGGCCAACTGCTACGCGTACAGCGACTCGTCGACCGACCTGCCGATGCTGGAGGCGGTCGGCCACCCGGCCGCGGTGAACCCGGACCGGGCGCTGCGCAAGGAGGCGACGGCCCGCGAGTGGCCGGTGCTGGTGTTCAGCCGGCCGGTCGAACTGACCCGCAGGCTGCCCGAGTTCCACGCGCCGAGCCGCTCGGTGGTGGCCGCGGTGGCGATCGGCGCGGCGGTGCTGACGGCCGGGGTGCTCTGGTACAGCGCGCGGCGGCGGCGCCCGGCGGCGGCCTGA
- a CDS encoding ATP-binding protein, whose amino-acid sequence MKIAFVGKGGSGKTTLSALFIRHLAAAGLPVLAVDADINQHLGPALGLTDGQAAALPSLGAHLPGIKEYLRGDNPLIRSAEEMIKTTPPGPGSRLLRIVEENPVYAACARPVALDEGSVRLMATGAFTEEDLGVACYHSKVGAVELLLNHLLDGPDEYLVTDMTAGSDSFASGLFTRFDLTFLVAEPTRKGVSVYRQYKEYAQDFDVHLRVVGNKVQGPDDLDFLRREVGEDLYACFGQSGWVRRLERGDEPPLRELEPPNREVLARLQTAADTAHGLRDPHRYSAQAVRFHLRNAESWGNAKVGTDLAGQVDPDYVLGAAQPRTAGV is encoded by the coding sequence ATGAAGATCGCCTTCGTCGGCAAGGGCGGCAGCGGCAAGACCACCCTGTCCGCGCTGTTCATCCGCCACCTGGCCGCGGCCGGCCTGCCGGTGCTCGCCGTCGACGCCGACATCAACCAACACCTCGGCCCGGCGCTCGGCCTGACGGACGGCCAGGCCGCCGCGCTCCCCTCGCTCGGCGCGCACCTGCCGGGCATCAAGGAGTACCTGCGCGGCGACAACCCGCTGATCCGCTCCGCCGAGGAGATGATCAAAACCACCCCGCCCGGCCCCGGGTCCCGGCTGCTGCGGATCGTCGAGGAGAACCCGGTGTACGCGGCCTGCGCCCGCCCGGTCGCCCTGGACGAGGGCTCGGTCCGGCTGATGGCGACCGGCGCGTTCACCGAGGAGGACCTCGGGGTGGCCTGCTACCACTCCAAGGTCGGCGCGGTGGAGCTGCTGCTGAACCACCTGCTGGACGGCCCGGACGAGTACCTGGTCACCGACATGACGGCCGGTTCCGACTCCTTCGCCTCCGGCCTGTTCACCCGCTTCGACCTGACCTTCCTGGTCGCCGAGCCGACCCGCAAGGGCGTCTCGGTGTACCGCCAGTACAAGGAGTACGCCCAGGACTTCGACGTCCACCTGCGGGTGGTCGGCAACAAGGTGCAGGGGCCGGACGACCTGGACTTCCTGCGCCGCGAGGTCGGCGAGGACCTGTACGCCTGCTTCGGGCAGTCCGGCTGGGTGCGCCGGCTGGAGCGCGGGGACGAGCCGCCGCTGCGCGAGCTGGAGCCCCCGAACCGGGAGGTGCTGGCCCGGCTGCAGACCGCCGCCGACACCGCCCACGGGCTGCGCGACCCGCACCGGTACAGCGCCCAGGCCGTCCGCTTCCACCTGCGCAACGCGGAGAGCTGGGGGAACGCCAAGGTCGGCACCGACCTGGCCGGCCAGGTCGACCCGGACTACGTGCTGGGGGCCGCGCAGCCCCGGACCGCCGGGGTCTGA
- a CDS encoding SulP family inorganic anion transporter — translation MTLDVSSAPIASDTTDHAPPPAGPPPGRGRALLAHDLPASLAVFLIAVPFSLGIALATGAPLTAGLVAAAAGGLVAGLLGGTHLQVSGPSAALTVVTAGVIAQYGWQTACLITVAAGLLQLLLGSLRVARAALAVSPAVVHGMLAGVGVTIAIAQLHVILGGTPHSSALADLVSLPGELAGPHLPALVVGLLALAVLYGWPRLGRLPGAAGRAGARLARLPAALVAVAAATTLSLVAELRLARVELPVWEHHQFFSVPPSGLLSGHWAALLGLVLTVTAVAGVESLLSSVAIDRMTRRNGDLDRELRAQGASNLVSGLLGGLPVAGGAVRSTANVQAGAATRASAVLHGCWVLVAALVLTAGLRRIPLAALAALVLVVGVQMVSFAHIRRVHRHREFPVYLATVLGVVLLGVPLGVVLGGSVAVLLALYRLTRAHVDVLAEDDGSYTVRTHGPLTFAAVPKLSRALGRIPAGARVSICHDGSFLDHAAYEALHAWRTGHQGTGAQVAMLTERRPQDVLDPDGTVRAGSSPGPHRCRAWTPWVGHHCIEQREDDPHVRLLDGVRGFQQHTAPLVRQELARLARDGQTPSQLFLACADSRMVTSMITSSGPGDLFTVRNVGNLVPAPYEPGAADDSVAAAVQYAVEVLEVASITVCGHSGCGAMKALLDGVTEAPGPPSALARWLRNGRSSLDRLRRAPAEFEGRPAADVVEQLCITNVVQQLDQLLANPAVERRVAEGSLRLVGMYFDFATAQAYVMDARTGRFAPVHARVEPEQGLAA, via the coding sequence ATGACACTCGACGTCTCCAGCGCACCCATCGCCTCCGACACCACCGACCACGCCCCGCCGCCGGCCGGGCCGCCCCCCGGCCGGGGCCGCGCCCTGCTGGCGCACGACCTGCCCGCCTCCCTGGCGGTGTTCCTCATCGCGGTGCCGTTCTCGCTCGGCATCGCCCTCGCCACCGGCGCCCCGCTGACGGCCGGTCTGGTCGCCGCCGCCGCGGGCGGCCTGGTGGCCGGCCTGCTCGGCGGCACCCACCTCCAGGTCAGCGGCCCCTCCGCGGCGCTGACGGTGGTCACCGCCGGAGTGATCGCCCAGTACGGCTGGCAGACCGCCTGTCTGATCACCGTCGCCGCCGGCCTGCTGCAACTGCTGCTCGGCTCGCTGCGGGTGGCCCGCGCCGCACTGGCCGTCTCGCCGGCCGTGGTGCACGGCATGCTGGCCGGCGTCGGCGTGACCATCGCCATCGCCCAGCTGCACGTCATCCTCGGTGGCACGCCGCACAGTTCGGCCCTGGCCGACCTGGTTTCGCTGCCCGGCGAGCTGGCCGGTCCGCACCTGCCCGCGCTGGTGGTCGGCCTGCTGGCGCTGGCGGTGCTGTACGGCTGGCCCCGGCTCGGCCGGCTGCCGGGCGCGGCCGGCCGAGCCGGGGCCCGGCTGGCCCGGCTGCCCGCCGCGCTGGTCGCGGTGGCCGCCGCCACCACGCTGTCGCTGGTCGCCGAACTGCGGCTGGCCCGGGTCGAGCTGCCGGTCTGGGAGCACCACCAGTTCTTCTCGGTGCCCCCGTCCGGCCTGCTGTCCGGCCACTGGGCGGCGCTGCTCGGCCTGGTGCTGACCGTCACCGCGGTGGCCGGCGTGGAGTCGCTGCTGTCCTCCGTCGCGATCGACCGGATGACCCGCCGCAACGGCGACCTGGACCGCGAGCTGCGCGCCCAGGGCGCGTCCAACCTGGTCTCGGGGCTGCTCGGCGGCCTCCCGGTGGCCGGCGGCGCCGTCCGCTCCACCGCCAACGTGCAGGCGGGCGCGGCCACCCGGGCGTCCGCGGTGCTGCACGGCTGCTGGGTGCTGGTGGCGGCGCTGGTGCTGACCGCCGGGCTGCGGCGGATCCCGCTGGCCGCGCTGGCCGCGCTGGTGCTGGTGGTCGGCGTGCAGATGGTGAGTTTCGCGCACATCCGCCGGGTGCACCGGCACCGCGAGTTCCCGGTGTACCTGGCCACCGTGCTCGGGGTGGTGCTGCTCGGCGTCCCGCTCGGGGTGGTGCTCGGCGGCTCGGTCGCCGTGCTGCTCGCCCTCTACCGGCTGACCCGCGCCCACGTCGACGTGCTGGCCGAGGACGACGGCTCGTACACCGTCCGCACCCACGGCCCGCTGACGTTCGCCGCGGTGCCCAAGCTGAGCCGGGCGCTGGGCCGGATCCCGGCCGGGGCGCGGGTGTCGATCTGCCACGACGGCTCGTTCCTGGACCACGCCGCCTACGAGGCGCTGCACGCCTGGCGGACCGGGCACCAGGGGACGGGCGCCCAGGTCGCGATGCTGACCGAGCGCCGCCCGCAGGACGTGCTGGACCCGGACGGCACCGTCCGGGCGGGCAGCTCCCCCGGGCCGCACCGCTGCCGCGCCTGGACGCCCTGGGTCGGCCACCACTGCATCGAGCAGCGCGAGGACGACCCGCACGTGCGGCTGCTCGACGGCGTCCGCGGCTTCCAGCAGCACACCGCCCCGCTGGTCCGCCAGGAGCTCGCCCGCCTCGCCCGGGACGGCCAGACGCCCTCGCAGCTCTTCCTGGCCTGCGCGGACTCCCGGATGGTCACCAGCATGATCACCAGTTCCGGCCCGGGAGACCTCTTCACCGTCCGCAACGTCGGCAACCTGGTGCCCGCGCCGTACGAGCCGGGCGCCGCGGACGACTCGGTGGCCGCCGCCGTCCAGTACGCGGTGGAGGTGCTGGAGGTCGCCTCGATCACGGTCTGCGGGCACTCCGGCTGCGGCGCGATGAAGGCCCTGCTGGACGGCGTCACCGAGGCGCCCGGCCCGCCCAGCGCACTGGCCCGCTGGCTACGCAACGGGCGCAGTTCGCTCGACCGGCTGCGGCGCGCCCCCGCCGAGTTCGAGGGCCGCCCCGCGGCGGACGTGGTGGAGCAGCTGTGCATCACCAACGTGGTGCAGCAGCTCGACCAGCTGCTGGCCAACCCGGCGGTGGAACGCCGGGTCGCGGAGGGCTCGCTGCGGCTGGTCGGGATGTACTTCGACTTCGCGACCGCGCAGGCGTACGTGATGGACGCGCGGACCGGCCGCTTCGCCCCCGTGCACGCCCGCGTCGAGCCGGAGCAGGGCCTGGCGGCCTAG